In the Olleya sp. Hel_I_94 genome, one interval contains:
- a CDS encoding DUF4856 domain-containing protein: MKKIALGLAAFATLALTSCSSDDDNNLVFTNNVTAPDTYTFERDGNSTVSFGGQTTRIQMAQEIVSGMVDPSNTEAILDNMFAHVQDANDFSDANLNASDKNVRSKIAASTDFYSANTTDANNIKATFDFFIEEQVNTVFPNWSTTATAGVAGQLQQVGGGATRYVNDRGLEYNQAFAKGVIGALMVDQMLNNYLSLSVLDEADNKANNSAGVLDGTNNYTTMEHKWDEAYGYLYGNEDNPAVPVYEADKFLSEYVAKVNEDPDFEGIALDIYNAFKLGRAAIVAKDYELRDVQAQVIRGKISAVIGIRAIYYLQQGKANLDLDKASAFHALSEAYGFIYSLQFTRQPGTNDPYFTKDEVQQMLDQLMLGDGFWDVTASSLDAISNTIAAQFYFTAGQAGSL; the protein is encoded by the coding sequence ATGAAAAAAATCGCATTAGGATTAGCTGCATTTGCTACGTTAGCACTAACGTCTTGTAGCAGTGACGATGACAACAATCTGGTTTTTACTAATAATGTAACAGCTCCAGATACGTATACGTTTGAAAGAGATGGAAACTCAACAGTTAGCTTTGGTGGTCAAACAACACGTATCCAAATGGCTCAAGAAATTGTTTCAGGTATGGTAGACCCTTCTAATACAGAAGCTATTCTAGATAACATGTTTGCACACGTGCAAGATGCTAACGATTTTTCAGACGCAAACTTAAACGCATCAGATAAAAACGTAAGAAGTAAAATTGCAGCATCTACAGATTTTTATTCAGCAAATACAACAGATGCCAATAACATCAAAGCGACTTTTGATTTTTTTATTGAAGAACAAGTAAATACAGTATTCCCTAATTGGTCAACAACAGCAACAGCAGGAGTTGCAGGACAATTACAGCAAGTAGGTGGTGGAGCAACACGTTATGTAAATGACAGAGGTTTAGAGTATAATCAAGCATTTGCAAAAGGTGTAATTGGTGCATTGATGGTAGACCAAATGTTAAATAATTATTTAAGTCTATCTGTTTTAGACGAAGCTGATAACAAAGCTAATAATTCGGCTGGTGTATTAGATGGTACAAATAACTATACTACCATGGAGCATAAATGGGATGAGGCTTACGGTTACTTATATGGTAATGAAGACAATCCAGCTGTACCAGTATACGAAGCAGATAAATTTTTAAGTGAATATGTTGCTAAGGTAAATGAAGATCCTGATTTTGAAGGTATAGCATTAGATATCTATAACGCATTTAAATTAGGTCGTGCAGCAATCGTTGCTAAAGATTATGAATTACGTGATGTACAAGCACAAGTAATTAGAGGAAAAATATCTGCTGTTATTGGTATTAGAGCCATCTATTATTTACAACAAGGTAAAGCTAATTTAGATTTAGATAAGGCATCAGCATTTCATGCATTGTCAGAAGCTTACGGATTTATTTATAGCTTACAATTTACAAGACAACCAGGTACAAACGATCCTTACTTTACTAAAGACGAGGTACAACAAATGTTAGATCAGTTAATGTTAGGAGATGGATTTTGGGATGTAACAGCGTCTTCATTAGATGCCATTTCTAATACTATAGCAGCTCAGTTTTATTTTACTGCAGGTCAAGCTGGTAGTTTATAA
- a CDS encoding hydroxymethylglutaryl-CoA lyase, which yields MSNQVKVIECPRDAMQGIKQFIPTDQKVQYIQSLLRVGFDTIDFGSFVSPKAIPQMVDTAEVLSKLDLSTTSSKLLSIIANSRGAADACKHPEIDYLGYPFSISENFQMRNTHKTIAQSIVLLQDILNQADAANKQVVVYISMGFGNPYGDPWNVEIVGEWTERLSKMGVKILSLSDTVGTSNPENIEYLFSNLIPHYKDIEFGAHLHTTPDSWFEKIDAAYKAGCKRFDGAIQGFGGCPMAKDDLTGNMPTEKVLSYLTSKKVNNLNAMSFESAYNEASKIFKAYH from the coding sequence ATGTCAAATCAAGTAAAAGTTATAGAATGTCCAAGAGATGCCATGCAAGGCATTAAACAGTTTATACCTACAGATCAAAAAGTGCAATACATACAATCGTTGCTTCGTGTTGGTTTTGATACAATTGATTTTGGTAGTTTTGTATCTCCAAAAGCAATTCCGCAAATGGTGGATACTGCAGAGGTATTATCTAAACTAGATTTAAGTACTACTAGTAGTAAATTGTTATCTATTATAGCAAACTCTAGAGGTGCAGCAGACGCTTGCAAACACCCAGAAATAGACTATTTAGGTTATCCGTTTTCTATCTCAGAAAATTTTCAAATGCGTAACACGCATAAGACTATAGCACAATCAATCGTTTTACTTCAGGATATTTTAAATCAAGCAGATGCAGCTAATAAACAAGTTGTAGTTTACATATCCATGGGATTTGGTAATCCTTATGGAGATCCATGGAATGTAGAAATAGTAGGAGAGTGGACTGAGCGTTTAAGTAAAATGGGAGTAAAAATCTTATCATTAAGTGATACTGTCGGAACCTCAAATCCAGAAAATATAGAGTACCTCTTCTCTAATTTGATTCCGCATTATAAGGATATTGAGTTTGGTGCACATCTACACACCACACCAGATTCTTGGTTTGAAAAAATTGACGCTGCTTACAAAGCAGGCTGTAAACGTTTTGATGGTGCAATCCAAGGTTTTGGTGGTTGTCCTATGGCTAAAGACGATTTAACAGGTAATATGCCAACCGAAAAAGTGTTATCCTATTTAACTTCAAAAAAGGTTAATAATTTAAATGCGATGTCTTTTGAAAGTGCTTACAATGAGGCCTCTAAAATATTTAAAGCCTACCACTAA
- a CDS encoding LysE family translocator codes for MNYEILFGFILATTALALSPGPDNIYVLMQSITNGRKYGIATVCGLISGCLVHTTLVAFGVSAIIKESDTLFFIIKSLGAIYLLYLAFKVFKSDATVSLSNDAAPKKSLIQLFKQGVIMNVLNPKVSIFFLAFFPAYLYSDTINTVTQFYVLGLLFMATSFIVFALIAILAGFISDYLKQSKNIGLVLKWLQIVVFIGIAIFIFLSEN; via the coding sequence ATGAATTACGAAATACTTTTCGGATTTATTTTAGCCACAACAGCATTAGCGTTATCACCAGGACCTGATAATATTTACGTTTTAATGCAAAGCATTACTAATGGACGTAAATATGGTATAGCGACCGTTTGCGGTTTAATTTCTGGTTGTTTAGTGCATACTACTTTAGTTGCTTTTGGAGTGTCTGCTATTATAAAAGAAAGTGATACGTTGTTTTTTATTATCAAGAGCTTAGGTGCAATATACCTACTATACTTGGCTTTTAAAGTTTTTAAAAGTGATGCAACTGTGAGCCTAAGTAATGATGCTGCTCCAAAAAAAAGCTTGATACAGTTGTTTAAACAAGGTGTGATCATGAATGTGCTAAATCCTAAAGTATCTATTTTCTTTTTGGCATTTTTTCCAGCGTATTTATATAGTGATACCATTAATACTGTTACGCAATTTTATGTGTTAGGTTTATTATTTATGGCTACGTCTTTTATAGTTTTTGCATTAATCGCAATTTTGGCAGGATTTATTTCGGATTATTTAAAACAAAGTAAAAATATTGGGTTGGTTTTAAAGTGGTTACAGATTGTTGTGTTTATTGGTATAGCTATTTTTATATTCCTTTCAGAAAATTAA
- a CDS encoding quinone-dependent dihydroorotate dehydrogenase, whose protein sequence is MYKSLLRPLFFSFDPEKIHHFTFSLVKVTSKIPGMASLYRRLYTIEDPKLERKLFGLTFKNPVGLAAGFDKNAVLYNELANFGFGFIEVGTVTPKGQVGNPKKRLFRLKDDQGIINRMGFNNEGLEQAIIQLKKNKGKLIIGGNIGKNTQTKPEDYTKDYLACFNGLHPYVDYFVLNVSCPNVGSHAKLNDKDYLLELISTVQKANNTFEKQKPILLKIAPDLNTIQLDEIIELIAETNLDGVIASNTSVDRSNLKASAERLVEIGNGGVSGQPVKDKSTKVIKYLADKSNKAFPIIGVGGIHSGQDALDKIQAGADLVQIYTGFIYEGPSLIKKINKAILNKV, encoded by the coding sequence ATGTACAAATCCCTTCTAAGACCTTTATTTTTTAGTTTCGATCCTGAAAAAATTCATCATTTCACATTTTCATTAGTAAAAGTTACGTCTAAGATTCCAGGTATGGCGTCATTGTATAGACGTTTGTATACTATTGAAGATCCTAAATTAGAACGTAAACTTTTCGGTTTAACCTTTAAAAACCCAGTGGGATTAGCAGCAGGTTTTGATAAAAATGCGGTGTTATATAATGAATTGGCAAACTTTGGTTTCGGTTTTATAGAGGTTGGTACTGTTACGCCAAAAGGTCAGGTTGGTAATCCAAAAAAACGTCTGTTTAGGCTAAAAGACGATCAAGGGATTATTAACAGAATGGGCTTTAATAACGAAGGTTTAGAACAAGCCATTATTCAACTTAAAAAAAACAAAGGGAAACTTATTATTGGTGGTAATATTGGAAAAAACACACAAACTAAGCCTGAGGATTATACCAAGGATTACTTGGCGTGTTTTAATGGGTTACATCCATATGTAGATTATTTTGTACTTAATGTAAGTTGCCCAAATGTGGGTAGTCATGCTAAATTAAACGATAAAGACTATTTGTTAGAGCTTATTAGTACTGTGCAAAAAGCGAATAACACGTTTGAAAAACAAAAGCCAATCTTACTTAAAATTGCACCAGATTTAAATACTATTCAATTAGATGAAATTATCGAGCTAATTGCCGAAACTAATTTAGATGGTGTAATTGCAAGTAATACGTCTGTGGATCGCTCTAATTTAAAAGCTTCCGCAGAAAGGCTAGTCGAAATAGGTAATGGTGGTGTTAGCGGACAACCAGTTAAAGATAAATCTACTAAAGTGATTAAATACCTTGCAGATAAAAGCAATAAAGCCTTCCCAATTATTGGCGTAGGAGGTATCCATTCTGGACAAGATGCTTTAGATAAAATTCAAGCAGGAGCCGACTTAGTCCAAATTTATACGGGTTTTATTTATGAAGGACCAAGTCTTATTAAAAAAATTAATAAAGCTATTTTAAACAAAGTGTAA
- the pepT gene encoding peptidase T produces MISKEDIIKRFVGYVTVDTESDPASDTTPSTAKQWDLANALVDELKAIGLEEVTIDKHAYIMATLPSNVDHDVPTIGFISHFDTTPDFTGANVKPQIIDRYDGKDIILNKEENIVLSPDYFEDLLLYKGQTLITTDGTTLLGADDKAGITEIVSAMEYLVANPQIKHGKIRVGFTPDEEIGRGAHKFDVEKFGANWAYTMDGSQIGELEYENFNAAGAVVKVKGKIVHPGYAKGKMVNSMYIATEFINSLPRLETPEHTEGYQGFFHLYSISGEVEETVLEYIIRDHDLGHFEARKEMMQKLTDELNEQYEREVVTIEIKDQYFNMKEKVEPVMHIVDIAEEAMKQLNIKPLIKAIRGGTDGSQLSYMGLPCPNIFAGGHNFHGRYEYVPVESMIKATEVICKIAEITAEQNK; encoded by the coding sequence ATGATTTCAAAAGAAGATATAATTAAAAGATTTGTAGGTTACGTAACTGTGGATACTGAGTCTGATCCAGCAAGCGACACAACACCTAGTACTGCTAAACAATGGGATTTAGCAAATGCATTAGTAGACGAGCTAAAAGCTATTGGTTTAGAAGAGGTCACTATAGACAAGCACGCTTATATAATGGCAACTTTACCTAGTAATGTGGATCATGATGTGCCAACTATTGGATTTATTTCTCATTTTGATACAACTCCAGATTTTACAGGTGCTAATGTAAAGCCTCAAATTATAGATAGGTACGATGGTAAAGACATTATTTTAAATAAAGAAGAAAATATTGTATTGTCTCCAGATTATTTTGAAGACCTACTATTATACAAAGGTCAAACATTAATTACAACAGACGGAACAACACTTTTAGGAGCAGATGATAAAGCTGGTATTACAGAGATTGTATCTGCAATGGAATATCTTGTTGCTAACCCACAAATCAAACACGGAAAAATTAGAGTTGGTTTTACACCTGACGAAGAAATTGGTCGTGGTGCACATAAATTTGATGTTGAAAAATTTGGTGCAAATTGGGCTTACACAATGGATGGTAGCCAAATTGGAGAATTAGAATACGAAAACTTTAATGCTGCAGGAGCGGTTGTAAAAGTAAAAGGAAAAATTGTACATCCAGGATATGCCAAAGGTAAAATGGTTAACTCAATGTACATTGCTACAGAGTTTATCAACTCGTTACCAAGATTAGAAACTCCAGAACACACTGAAGGTTACCAAGGATTTTTCCACCTGTACTCTATTTCTGGAGAAGTAGAAGAAACTGTTTTAGAATACATTATTAGAGATCACGATTTAGGTCATTTTGAAGCTAGAAAAGAAATGATGCAAAAACTAACCGATGAGCTTAATGAGCAATATGAAAGAGAAGTTGTGACTATTGAAATTAAAGATCAATATTTTAATATGAAAGAAAAAGTGGAACCTGTAATGCATATTGTTGATATTGCAGAAGAAGCTATGAAGCAATTAAATATCAAACCATTGATTAAAGCCATTCGTGGTGGTACAGACGGATCGCAATTAAGTTACATGGGCTTACCTTGTCCAAACATCTTTGCTGGAGGACATAATTTTCATGGTCGATATGAGTATGTTCCTGTGGAAAGTATGATAAAAGCAACAGAAGTGATTTGCAAGATTGCCGAAATTACTGCAGAACAAAACAAGTAA
- a CDS encoding L-dopachrome tautomerase-related protein, giving the protein MKKLFLLTFITFSLIACKTDKTKTTIDTVNQAIKQDSIIVTKVAEFTGQQVTGVTVSDSGRVFVNFPRWRPTVKHSVTEVIGQQSIAYPNQKWNSWTTDAKITDSVFVAVQSVVASKNQLFVVDTRNPFFKGVLSSPKLFVFNLDNNSLQKVYTLTDAVFFKDSYINDVRIDRENNMAYFTDSGHAGLLVLNLESGLFKRVLTDHSSTTSETDHLTINGTQWKNTVHSDGIALNPLDNKLYYHALTGYTLYAIPTTLLINGSDEAIEAGVETIAKTAAPDGMIFDKYANLYYADLENNAIIKRTPDGQTTTVVEGDLVRWADTFSIFNNELYYTNSRINEITGPIATMTFQVNKIALEE; this is encoded by the coding sequence ATGAAAAAGTTATTTCTTTTAACCTTTATTACGTTTAGTCTTATAGCCTGTAAAACGGATAAAACTAAAACAACAATAGATACCGTAAACCAAGCCATAAAGCAAGATAGCATTATAGTTACCAAAGTAGCAGAATTTACAGGTCAACAAGTAACAGGTGTTACAGTAAGCGATTCTGGTCGTGTTTTTGTTAACTTTCCGCGTTGGAGACCTACAGTTAAACATTCTGTCACAGAAGTAATTGGCCAACAATCCATTGCTTATCCAAATCAAAAATGGAACAGTTGGACCACTGATGCTAAAATAACAGATTCTGTTTTTGTAGCTGTGCAATCTGTTGTAGCTTCTAAAAATCAACTGTTTGTAGTAGATACTAGAAATCCATTTTTTAAAGGTGTACTATCAAGCCCAAAGCTATTTGTATTTAATTTAGACAACAACAGTTTGCAAAAGGTCTACACCTTGACTGATGCTGTATTTTTTAAAGACTCTTACATAAATGATGTACGCATTGATAGAGAAAATAACATGGCTTATTTTACAGATTCTGGACATGCAGGTTTGTTAGTTTTAAATTTAGAAAGTGGACTATTTAAACGTGTATTAACAGACCACAGCTCTACAACCTCTGAGACAGACCATCTAACTATTAATGGTACACAGTGGAAAAATACTGTTCACTCTGATGGTATAGCACTAAATCCATTAGATAATAAACTGTACTATCATGCTTTAACTGGCTATACATTATATGCCATACCTACGACATTATTGATTAATGGAAGTGATGAAGCTATTGAAGCTGGAGTAGAAACTATAGCCAAAACAGCTGCTCCTGATGGAATGATATTTGACAAATATGCTAATTTATATTACGCAGATTTAGAAAATAATGCTATTATAAAAAGAACTCCAGATGGTCAAACAACAACAGTTGTTGAAGGCGATTTAGTCCGTTGGGCAGATACTTTTAGTATTTTTAATAATGAGTTATATTACACTAATTCTAGGATAAACGAAATCACAGGACCAATAGCTACCATGACGTTTCAAGTAAATAAAATAGCTTTAGAGGAGTAG
- a CDS encoding autotransporter outer membrane beta-barrel domain-containing protein, which translates to MKKHLLFFLTTILSISGYSQITFNNGYYIDNANQKINCQIKNIDWKNNPTEFEYRLSENSDYQTASITTVKEFNINDDIKYIRAKVDIDRSSNKLEKLSNNKRPTFKEEELFLKVLVEGEFMLFQYVDNNLSRYFYSKNNSDIEQLIYKSYKSDYNKVNTNNRFRQQLWNDLKCPTFELSDIENLKYKKQSLVNFFEKYNTCNNLEYKVFDQSKKDLFNLNIRPQIRNTSLAFQHDNTDNKDTDFGSKTGFAIGLEAEFILPYNKNKWAVIVEPTYQNFNVEKTSNVREVSGGILITSIKYSSIEIPLGLRHYFFLNNDSKIFLNASYVIDLGTNSIIEFERKDGSKLSPLEIETRPNAAFGLGYKHNDKYSLEIRYQTNRQFFGNDLSWTSDYKSIAVIFGYTIF; encoded by the coding sequence ATGAAAAAACATTTACTATTTTTTTTGACCACTATTTTAAGTATAAGTGGCTATTCCCAAATCACTTTTAATAATGGCTACTATATAGATAATGCTAATCAAAAAATTAATTGCCAAATTAAAAATATTGACTGGAAAAATAATCCAACTGAATTTGAATATAGATTGTCAGAAAATAGTGATTACCAAACAGCTTCAATAACAACAGTTAAGGAGTTTAATATTAATGACGACATAAAATACATACGAGCAAAAGTTGATATTGATAGATCTAGTAATAAACTTGAAAAATTAAGTAATAATAAAAGACCTACTTTTAAAGAGGAAGAACTTTTTTTAAAAGTATTAGTTGAAGGAGAATTTATGTTATTTCAATATGTAGACAACAATCTATCACGATATTTTTACAGTAAAAATAATAGCGATATCGAGCAGTTAATTTACAAATCTTATAAATCTGATTATAATAAAGTTAATACAAATAATAGGTTTAGACAACAGTTATGGAATGATTTAAAATGTCCAACATTTGAATTAAGTGACATTGAAAATTTAAAATACAAGAAACAATCGTTAGTTAACTTTTTCGAAAAATATAACACGTGCAATAACTTAGAGTATAAAGTCTTTGATCAAAGTAAAAAGGATTTGTTTAATTTAAACATTAGACCTCAAATAAGAAATACATCACTTGCTTTTCAACACGACAATACTGACAATAAAGACACTGACTTTGGTAGTAAAACAGGTTTTGCAATTGGATTAGAAGCAGAATTTATACTTCCTTACAACAAAAACAAATGGGCAGTTATAGTTGAGCCAACATACCAAAATTTTAATGTAGAAAAAACCTCAAATGTAAGAGAAGTATCTGGAGGCATTTTAATCACTTCTATTAAATATAGTTCTATTGAAATTCCTTTAGGGCTAAGACATTATTTCTTTTTAAATAATGATTCTAAAATATTTTTAAACGCCTCATACGTTATTGATTTAGGGACAAATTCCATAATAGAATTTGAAAGAAAAGATGGCTCTAAATTATCACCTTTAGAGATTGAAACTAGACCAAATGCAGCCTTTGGATTAGGCTACAAACATAACGACAAATATAGTTTAGAAATAAGATACCAAACTAACAGACAGTTTTTTGGTAATGACCTTTCTTGGACTTCTGATTACAAATCAATAGCAGTAATTTTTGGGTATACCATATTTTAA
- a CDS encoding SET domain-containing protein-lysine N-methyltransferase, with product MPEAGNGLYTAIDIYKDEIISIFKGEILDASEAAHRAQQNLDRYFINLLDGRIMDSMHTDCFAKYANDSKGKNNSPLKNNAKIGLDDDGNVCIIATKQIVSGEEIFCGYGKRYWKKHR from the coding sequence ATACCAGAAGCAGGCAATGGGTTATATACTGCTATAGATATATATAAGGATGAAATTATTTCCATTTTTAAAGGAGAAATTCTTGATGCATCAGAAGCAGCACACAGAGCGCAACAAAACTTAGATCGTTATTTTATTAATTTATTAGATGGTCGCATCATGGATAGTATGCATACCGACTGTTTTGCTAAATATGCAAACGATAGTAAAGGCAAAAACAATAGTCCATTAAAAAACAATGCTAAAATAGGTTTAGACGATGATGGTAATGTTTGTATTATAGCAACGAAACAGATTGTTTCTGGTGAAGAAATTTTTTGTGGTTATGGTAAGCGATACTGGAAAAAACACAGGTAA
- a CDS encoding TonB-dependent receptor, which produces MFKKISFILILAVQLSFSQSKITGVVTSNSDEKIPFATILLEEINVGVSANVDGFFILEDVKAGSYTIKVSSVGYTSIKQDITITDNETKSISFKLQYDGDLDEVEVFGSRFTHPDKIEALTRLPLAPYEQIQSISIISEKVIEQQGNLTISDAVKNVPGVYTFATYGNKRESMSSRGFRGIPILKNGVRVHSDFRGQGILTDMQGVDNIQVLKGAASVTQGVATDLGSPGGIINIVTKTPKYEFGGNVSLRGGSFGQARTTFDVYGPLNTSKTTAFRLNGALERADSYRDGITSDRFYINPSFQWKADDKTTVTFELDYFEDSRTPDVGTVNLGDNDQNLIYDLPYDQFLGFENDKSLTTNTTYAVRLDRELSDKLSLKGAYYKSNLDLDDKGASLGSVVSDVDGNAIYNQKSRGYSVSTRADNNSVLQFDLVGDQLKTGTISHTFQVGFDYRTTNYNTTSQNVSIIDTIDVFASNSDKLPNDITLSTQSALAAKSKAFGFVAQDVVTFNKYLKGFFGLRYSKTRTITDTETTESDAFNPLGGIIISPFQNINLFASYTNSSYPRTGTRLDVNGNELGNERYDQFETGIKTNWLNSRLRFNLTYFKINNKDINLPVYDINWEETGYYAKGGNDERKGVEVELSGRVLDNLEVITGYSYIDAQYKEHTSYVYGSAPLNTPKHTFNIYANYSFKQQLEGLSVGGGVYYTGERPINDWSSGAVTHQGIVPNQEPFNVEAYTQVNAQVAYTLNNHWNFRVLVNNVFDSIGYNAYRTSYINQTDPRNFAGILTYKF; this is translated from the coding sequence ATGTTTAAAAAAATAAGTTTTATACTAATTTTAGCAGTTCAATTATCATTCTCGCAATCCAAAATTACAGGAGTTGTGACTAGTAATTCCGACGAAAAAATTCCATTTGCAACCATCTTATTAGAAGAGATTAATGTAGGAGTATCAGCTAATGTTGATGGGTTTTTTATCCTTGAAGATGTAAAGGCTGGAAGTTATACTATCAAAGTATCTTCAGTAGGTTATACGTCAATTAAACAAGACATAACTATTACGGATAATGAAACGAAATCTATATCATTTAAATTACAATATGATGGCGATTTGGACGAAGTTGAAGTTTTTGGAAGTCGTTTTACACATCCAGATAAAATTGAGGCTTTAACCAGATTGCCTTTAGCGCCTTATGAACAAATTCAGAGTATTTCTATTATTTCTGAAAAAGTGATTGAGCAACAAGGTAATTTAACCATTTCGGATGCTGTAAAAAATGTACCTGGAGTTTATACATTTGCAACATATGGTAATAAAAGGGAGAGTATGTCTTCTCGTGGATTTAGAGGGATTCCTATTTTAAAAAATGGAGTTAGAGTACATTCAGATTTTAGAGGTCAAGGGATACTAACAGATATGCAAGGTGTTGATAATATACAAGTCTTAAAAGGCGCAGCATCAGTTACACAAGGTGTTGCTACAGATTTAGGAAGTCCAGGTGGAATAATTAATATTGTAACCAAAACACCTAAATACGAGTTTGGAGGCAATGTGTCACTTAGAGGAGGAAGCTTTGGTCAAGCAAGAACAACTTTTGATGTTTATGGACCTTTAAATACATCCAAAACGACTGCATTTAGATTAAATGGTGCATTAGAGCGTGCTGATAGCTATAGAGACGGAATTACTTCTGATAGATTTTATATCAATCCTTCATTTCAATGGAAGGCTGACGACAAAACGACTGTAACTTTTGAGTTGGATTATTTTGAAGATAGTAGGACACCAGACGTTGGTACTGTTAATCTTGGAGATAATGACCAGAATTTGATTTATGATTTACCTTATGATCAATTTTTAGGTTTTGAGAATGATAAATCATTAACAACTAACACAACATATGCAGTTAGACTTGATCGTGAGTTATCTGATAAGTTGAGTCTTAAAGGTGCCTATTATAAGTCAAATTTGGATTTGGATGACAAAGGTGCAAGTCTAGGTAGTGTTGTTAGTGATGTTGATGGTAACGCAATATATAATCAAAAATCTAGAGGTTATTCAGTGTCAACAAGAGCAGATAATAACAGTGTGCTGCAATTTGATTTAGTTGGTGATCAATTAAAAACAGGAACTATTTCTCATACATTTCAAGTTGGTTTTGATTATCGTACGACTAATTATAACACAACTTCACAAAATGTATCTATTATAGATACTATAGACGTGTTTGCAAGTAATAGTGATAAATTACCAAATGATATTACACTGTCTACACAATCCGCATTAGCTGCAAAATCTAAAGCTTTTGGTTTTGTTGCTCAGGATGTGGTTACTTTTAATAAATATTTAAAAGGTTTTTTTGGTTTACGTTACAGTAAAACAAGAACAATTACAGACACTGAAACTACCGAAAGTGATGCTTTTAATCCATTAGGAGGTATTATTATATCACCTTTTCAAAACATTAATCTGTTTGCTTCTTATACAAACAGTTCGTATCCTAGAACAGGAACTAGATTAGATGTTAATGGTAATGAATTAGGTAACGAACGTTATGATCAATTTGAAACTGGTATTAAAACAAATTGGTTAAATAGTAGGTTGCGTTTTAACTTAACTTATTTTAAAATAAATAATAAAGACATTAATCTTCCTGTTTATGATATTAACTGGGAAGAAACTGGATATTATGCAAAAGGTGGTAATGATGAGAGAAAAGGTGTTGAAGTGGAATTAAGTGGTCGTGTTTTGGATAACTTGGAAGTAATTACGGGATATTCATACATTGATGCACAGTATAAGGAGCATACATCTTATGTCTATGGATCTGCACCATTAAATACACCAAAGCATACTTTTAATATTTATGCTAACTATAGCTTTAAACAACAACTTGAAGGTTTGTCTGTTGGAGGAGGAGTATATTATACTGGCGAACGACCTATTAATGACTGGAGTTCAGGTGCTGTTACTCACCAAGGGATTGTTCCAAATCAAGAGCCTTTTAATGTTGAAGCTTACACACAGGTCAATGCTCAAGTTGCTTATACTTTAAATAACCATTGGAATTTTAGAGTGTTGGTTAATAATGTATTTGATTCAATAGGTTACAACGCTTATAGAACCAGCTATATTAATCAAACAGACCCAAGAAATTTTGCAGGAATTTTAACCTACAAATTTTAA
- a CDS encoding YdeI/OmpD-associated family protein encodes MKKISSIEEYIQDHPKFIDSLNHLRHLLLKAGLKETIKWNAPVYMIEGKNVIGLGAFKHHYCLWFFNGSLLTDKQNILHNAPEGKTKALRQLRFNDTSDLSETLLMSYIEEAIINQKNGKNIKTIKTTVKDIVIPDELQSVFKEDNILLKAFKALTPSKQREYCNYISEAKREATKLSRIDKITPMIVKNKGLHDKYKNC; translated from the coding sequence ATGAAGAAAATATCATCCATAGAAGAGTATATACAAGATCATCCCAAATTTATAGACTCCCTTAACCATTTAAGACACTTACTTTTAAAGGCTGGCTTAAAAGAAACTATAAAATGGAATGCTCCTGTTTATATGATTGAAGGAAAAAATGTGATTGGTTTAGGTGCTTTTAAACATCATTATTGCTTATGGTTTTTTAATGGCAGCTTATTGACTGACAAACAAAATATATTACATAATGCGCCAGAAGGAAAAACTAAAGCTTTGCGACAACTACGTTTTAATGATACAAGTGATTTATCCGAAACGTTACTAATGTCTTACATCGAGGAAGCCATAATAAATCAAAAAAATGGTAAGAACATTAAAACTATTAAAACTACAGTAAAAGATATTGTGATACCTGATGAATTACAAAGTGTTTTTAAAGAAGATAACATACTTTTAAAGGCGTTTAAAGCTTTAACACCATCTAAACAGCGTGAATACTGTAACTATATAAGTGAAGCCAAAAGAGAGGCTACAAAACTATCTAGAATAGATAAAATAACACCTATGATTGTTAAAAATAAGGGTTTACATGATAAGTATAAAAATTGCTAA